One Stratiformator vulcanicus genomic window, GCCGCGATTGAGCGAACCGACCGATCCGATCAGATAAAGGTTGCAGTCGAGTTCAATTCCCAGTTTCTGCAGCAGGGTCGGCAGCATCGTCACGACGGCCGCACCGAGCGCATTATCGCTCACGCCCGGTCCCACGATGCGTTTGGACTCGATCGTCAAGTTGTGATCGATGTTGTGCGCGACGATCGTATCGAGGTGGGCCGTGACGATGACCGTCTTCGCACCGGTGCGACCGGGTTGGAACCCGATTGCATTGCCGAATTCATCGGGTCCGGCTTCCGGTACTCCCTGTTCGGCGAAGCGATCAAGCATGTAACGAACGCGTTCGTGCTCCTCGCCGCCGATCGCCGGAATCTGTCCGAGCATCACCACATTGGCCAGAATCTCTTCCCGGAGCGGGGCGAGTTCCTCCGGCAATTGGGCAATGCGGCTGAGGTCGTAGTCGTTGACCAGAACCGAACTCACGCGCATATCCTTTTGAAGGCAAAACAATCGTTCCGCCTCAGGATACCGCAAGTCAGGCGATGGAGCGAGCCGCGCCGCCGGTTGCAGAGAGATCGAACAACGTCAATCTTCGACCGAACTGCCCGCTTCCGGGTCTTCGATCGAAAAGATTTCGATCTCCTCGCCGCCGTCCGGTGCAAAGCTGGGCACGGACGAGGCGCCGTCGGTTACCGGACGGATCGGGCCCGCCGGTTGGGCTTCGTCGCCGATCACGAATAACGGTGACTCTGAAAACGAATCGGCAGGACGCTCTGCTATCGCTGGCGGCTGAGGCACTCGCGGCTGAAGCACTGTCGCGGGTGCCGATTCCGTTGATTCGGTTGTCGCAAACTCCTGAGTCGTGGCAAGCGGGGCCGGAGCATCCGACTCCGTCGGTCGATCAGTCGGAATGACCAGAGCAATCGCGACGGCTGCCAGACCGGCCACCGCGGAAACAATCACGCGAACGGACTTCGTCCGTCGGCGGACCGCGAGACGTCGCTGATCGAAGTTCACGCCATCCGCGATTTCGCGGGGAATTTCCCGGCGAAAAAAGTCGCGCAACATCGAGTCGATTTGCGCTTCCTCCGGCGGCAAATGGTGATTGTCGTGATCTTGAACGCTCATAGTCTTCAATTTTCCAACGCAAGGTCGATTCACGACGGGCATCCGTGATCGACCGCGAGATTACTCTGACGTTCTGTCCGTAGACCGATTCGGGTTGTTCGATTCCAGAAGTTCAGCCAGCCTGCGGCGAGCACGCGATAACCGCATGTCGACCGCCGTCACCGCCACGCCGAGTGTGGAGGCGATTCGTGCCGATGACCAATCCAAGGCATACTTTAAGACGAGTACCTCGCGATCCTCTAACTTCAATCTTTTGATGGCCTCACGGACTTCGTCTCGCAGTTCGGCGGAAAGTGGCCCCTCATCAGGGCCATCGCGTCCGTCCGGCACGTGACTAAGTGATTCGACCGACTTCGCCGCCCGCCGCTTCCGCCTGCCCCGATCGCGTAGCCAATTCGTGCCCACTCGGATGAGCCAGGCTCGGGAATCCTTCAGATCAGAGGGTCTCTTGGAGTGAAACCGCCAAAATGCCTCCTGCACCGCGTCAGCGGCGAGTTCTCGGTCGCTGCATCTCGAGTAAAACAGCGCCCACAATTCTCGGGCGTAGGCCGCGTAGACCGCTTCCAAATCGTCCGGATCGGGCTGCGTCTCACGCTCGGCCATTGCCTGACAAAATTTTCATATAGTCGCACGAAACGTCCGCGGGCTCCGGAAACACCTCGTACGCCCGAACCGGACGATCGTGAGAGGCACACCTAACATCCGCAACGGATCAATTGCAGGAATCGCCAATTTTCCTGTTATTGCAGGCGCTGGAAGCCGAAGACCAGACGTGACTTCCCACTGCCCATCGAATTTGGCAATCGAATCCGGCAATCGAACTGCGAATTTTCGGCCAACTTTCCAGAAGCATTCACCGTCCGATCCCGAAGTGCTTGTGTGATTCTCGCTCGATTTTATACTCGGCAACCGCAGAGAAATGATTCGAAGCAGGCGTAGGCGTCATGAAGGACAGCGGGTCAGCGGACACGACATCGGGACCGTACTTCCTCGGAATTGATGTCGGGGGCACCAACATCAAGTGCGGGGTCGTTTCGGGCGAGGGAACGCCGTTGTCGAAAACTTCAGTCAAAACGGAGACCGAAGCCGGCCCCGACGTGGGCCTTGCCAATCTGGAGCAAGGAGCCCGGCAGGCCGTTGAGCAGGCGAAACTGTCGATCGACGATATCGTCGCTGTCGGACTCGTGACGCCGGGCCCGATGGACATCCCCGAAGGTCGGCTCCTCACACCCGCCAACATGCCCGAGTGGCATGACCTGCCCGTGCGCGATCTCGTCTCTGAGCGACTGGGAAAGCCGACCGCATTTCAAAACGACGCGAACGCGGCAGCGTACGGCGAGTTTTGGGCCGGTCAGGCCAAGGATGTCGACAGTCTGGTGTATTGGACGTTGGGGACCGGCATCGGCTGCGGGATCATCGTCAACGACATGATTATCCAAGGGGCCCACTCGCACGGCTCCGAATGCGGGCACATTATCGTCGACATGGACGGCGATCGACAGCACCCCGGCACCGGGCAGCGAGGCACGCTCGAAGCCTATGCGGCTGCCCGAGCTCTGGTCACTCGATGCCGCGAGGCACTTGCTGCAGGTCGTGCCAGCAGCATTCGCTCGGCCATCAAGGTCGGGGCCGAACTCACTCCCAAGCTGATCGCCGATCACGCCGAGCGGGGGGACCGGCTCTGTGACCAACTCGTGATGGACACCGCGATGTATCTCGGGGTCGGCACCGTCACGCTGATGCACACGATCGACCCCGAAATGATCCTGTTCGGCGGTGCTATGACCTTCGGCCGCAACGATGCCCCGCTCGGCCAGAGATTTCTCCACAAGATCAAGGGCGTCGTGCAGGAGAGGGCGTTCCCGACCTGCGCCGAGAAGACCGAGATCGATTACGCCACGCTCGGCGGCGATGCCGGCTTCATCGGAGCCGCCGGCTGTGCCAAACAAGCCCACGGCGGCACGTCGTTGAGTTAATCAACTTGGTCGACCGAGGTCGCACTTTATGCGGCGTGCGCGGAGCGAATCCACTCGGTATCGCGGAGCGCTTCGGCCAATTGCTCTCGCGACCACAGTGCTAATTGCCGGGGCGGAAAGCCTTCGATCCAGTCATCCATCATGTGGATCGGTTGCGGGAAGAAAAATGGCGCCCGTTCGAGGTTGAGCAGCCGAAACGACCCGGTCACGATATCGCGATTCGAGGTTGCCTCGTGATGGGTGGTTGTCAGAAGAAAGGTGACGCCGCTCTCCAGAAAATTCGTCAACGTCCGGCAAATATCAGCGTTCGACAGGTGAAACAAGCAGTCCCGGCACAGCCACAGATCGGCCGTCGGCAGCGGGTCTTCGATGATGTTGAGCGTGCGAAAGTTCACGTTTTCTCCGGCGTGCCGGATGTAGTTTCGCTCGATCAACGGAGCAACGATATCCCCGCCGAGGTATTCAATCTCTGATTCCCAATTAATCGCGCGGAACCAGTTGTAATCGCCGCAGGGGGCATCAAGGATCGTCTTGACGCCCAACTCTTGCACGAGCTTCGGCAATTCTCGCCGGATATTCGCGGTATATTCGAGGGTCGAGCCCGGACCGGACGCGCTCTCAGCGTCCCCCCAGTCATTGGTTGCATAGTGATCGGTGAAGACCTCGGCAGCCGACTTCGCCTCAGCCAACAGCTTCCGCTTTCGACGCCGACGCGAGATCTCGCGCCCGCCCGGGAGCAGAGCGAGAAGCCGTGAAGCAATCGAGGAATTCTCAGTCGCGCTCGAAGTCGATACGGGCGAAGTCGACGAGGGTGAAGTCATGGCGAAGCTCCCGGCAATTGGCGATTGCGAGGGACGATAGTTTTTCGAAAGAATTGCGTCGACTCCGAATTCGCGTTTCGACCACGCGCATGATTCCTCATTGTGGGCAACTGAACGGCAGTGTAACCTCGATGGGCCGGGGCACCTCGGCTATTGGCTCGTCACGAACGAGTCGCCACGGGGTTACCCCGCGGCTTAATTCGCAACGACGCATTTCGGGGCACGACGGATGATCCGCTACCACGGATAATTCGTCGCGCATCACGCTGCTGGCGAGGTGCTCCGGTACTTTTTATGCACGACTTCGAGGACGAATTTCCGACCCCCGACGCAGAATCGGTCGCCCGAGTTTTTTTGGCCGGGGCGTTCTCGCCTGAATCATGCACTGCTCGGCTGACCGTCGTTTTCGGGCGGGTGCATCACCGCCGGATCGAGCGGTTGGTCCGCCTCGTGTTTGCAGTCTTCCCACCTCATTCCGCGGTGCCGACCCTTCGGCGGCTGACCCTCTTTCTGCTTCGGTTTGAATCGTACTTCCCCGATCAATTCCGGATATCGCCCCCGCGCGACCTCACGGGGCATCGCACCATTCCGGCAGAGGCGATCACGGGCTCGCTCCCGATTCTGAATAACATCCGCGAGCTCGCCGAATTTCTTGATCTCACTCCGGAGCGGATGCTCTGGCTCGCCGACCCGCATGGATTCGAAACCAAAAGACCGCGCGAGCGGCAACGTCATTATCGATATCGCTGGGTTGAGCGTACCGGTCGAACGCCCCGGCCCTTGGAGATACCGAAACAGCGACTGAAAGCGATCCAAAAAAAGATACTAGCGGAGATACTCAATAAGCTCCGTCCACACCCAGCCGCATGTGCTTTTCGCAAAGGGCAATCAGTTCGAGACTTTGCCAAGCCTCACGTCGGACGCCGAGTCGTAATTCGCTTCGATATTGCGAACTTCTTTCCATCAATTCTGCAACCCCGCGTGCAAGCGACTTTTCGCGCTGTCGGCTATGTCGAGGAAGTCGCTTTTTTGCTGTCTGCCCTCACAACGAATCGCCTGCCGACCGATCAGTTGCACGCCGAAGCGACCGGTTCGGGCGCGCGGCATTTGCGACAACATTTACTGTCGGCTCACCTCCCGCAGGGGGCACCGACCTCCCCTGCGTTGGCGAACCTGTGCGCCTTCCATCTTGACCGCCGACTTACGGGCTTGGCCGCGCGATTCAGCCTGTCGTACACCCGCTATGCCGATGACTTGTTGTTCTCCGGCAATTTGAGCGACGCGGAGATTTACCGCTTTAGGATTCGCGCACTCGCGATCTTAATCGACGAAGGCTTCGAAGCCCGTTCTTCGAAGTCGGCTGTTTTGAGGAAGGGAAGTCGACAACAGGCTTGCGGAGTGATTTTAAATACCCGATTGAACATCGCCCGCGAAGACTACGACGCACTAAAGGCAACTCTTCACAACTGCATCCGCCACGGCCCGGAATTGCAAAATCACGAGGGTGTCGCGGATTTTCGCAGTGTGCTGCGAGGTCGAATCGCCTGGGTTCACAGCTTAAACGTCGCCAAGGGCGAAAAACTATTAGCAATGTTCGAACAGATTCACTGGAACACGAGCTAAATATAAAATCAAAGAGCAATGAAGTCGTCACAAGCCCGCCGCGCAAGCAAGGGATATCGCTCTTGCGGCACACGATATAAGAATGAGGGTTATGACGGCCGCAGTATCCGGCGTACCTCAGGCACTCACTTCATCCCCCGTTGAAACAGCATAAATAGTAATCACGAGCGCCGCATCCACGTCCGCGACCCGTTGCAGTGTTTCCGGTTGCAACGACCACTGCAAATTCCGGGGATGGAGACCACTGTCAAAGCCGAGATTAAATTCTTTTTTCGACGCCAGCACCCAGACGGAGAGCGCATCACCCGTCAACGCCGCGATAGCATCGCAAAACTCAAGGACCATCTGCTCCGCATTAAACTCGGTCCCGGCCCGCTTTTCCGGCTCAGTGAGTTCATAGCTCGCCAGATACTGGCCGTCGCTGGCCGTTTCATGCAAGGGGTAAGCGATGCCATCCAGCGACTTTGTAAGCGGAGCGGTCGGCCGAGTTGAAACTACGTCGAGATCGACATTTAAGAACTTGATGCTTAACTCATAGTCTCGTTCACTCGACTCACCCACGATTGGCCCCGTACTCAGCCGCGAGTTCAATTAAGCTGCGGACCATCGCCCCCGTCCCGCCGCCTTCCTGATCGCCGCGGCTGCTTTGGGCATAGGCGGGGCCGGCGATGTCAAGGTGGACCCAAGGGGTTTCGTCGACGAACTGCTCCAAAAACTTCGCGGCGGTGATTGCGCCGCCCCAGCGGGGGCCGACGTTCTTGCAGTCGGCGACATCGCTCTTTAAGAGTTCGGCGAAGTGCTCGTGCATCGGCAGTTCCCACACATGCTCGCCGGTCAGATGGGCGGCTGCGCGGACTTCGTTGCACCAAACCTCGTTGTTCGTGAAGGCTCCGACAACTTCATCACCCAGCGCGACC contains:
- a CDS encoding RNA polymerase sigma factor, with product MAERETQPDPDDLEAVYAAYARELWALFYSRCSDRELAADAVQEAFWRFHSKRPSDLKDSRAWLIRVGTNWLRDRGRRKRRAAKSVESLSHVPDGRDGPDEGPLSAELRDEVREAIKRLKLEDREVLVLKYALDWSSARIASTLGVAVTAVDMRLSRARRRLAELLESNNPNRSTDRTSE
- a CDS encoding class I SAM-dependent methyltransferase, with amino-acid sequence MTSPSSTSPVSTSSATENSSIASRLLALLPGGREISRRRRKRKLLAEAKSAAEVFTDHYATNDWGDAESASGPGSTLEYTANIRRELPKLVQELGVKTILDAPCGDYNWFRAINWESEIEYLGGDIVAPLIERNYIRHAGENVNFRTLNIIEDPLPTADLWLCRDCLFHLSNADICRTLTNFLESGVTFLLTTTHHEATSNRDIVTGSFRLLNLERAPFFFPQPIHMMDDWIEGFPPRQLALWSREQLAEALRDTEWIRSAHAA
- a CDS encoding ROK family protein, with product MKDSGSADTTSGPYFLGIDVGGTNIKCGVVSGEGTPLSKTSVKTETEAGPDVGLANLEQGARQAVEQAKLSIDDIVAVGLVTPGPMDIPEGRLLTPANMPEWHDLPVRDLVSERLGKPTAFQNDANAAAYGEFWAGQAKDVDSLVYWTLGTGIGCGIIVNDMIIQGAHSHGSECGHIIVDMDGDRQHPGTGQRGTLEAYAAARALVTRCREALAAGRASSIRSAIKVGAELTPKLIADHAERGDRLCDQLVMDTAMYLGVGTVTLMHTIDPEMILFGGAMTFGRNDAPLGQRFLHKIKGVVQERAFPTCAEKTEIDYATLGGDAGFIGAAGCAKQAHGGTSLS
- a CDS encoding reverse transcriptase family protein — protein: MHDFEDEFPTPDAESVARVFLAGAFSPESCTARLTVVFGRVHHRRIERLVRLVFAVFPPHSAVPTLRRLTLFLLRFESYFPDQFRISPPRDLTGHRTIPAEAITGSLPILNNIRELAEFLDLTPERMLWLADPHGFETKRPRERQRHYRYRWVERTGRTPRPLEIPKQRLKAIQKKILAEILNKLRPHPAACAFRKGQSVRDFAKPHVGRRVVIRFDIANFFPSILQPRVQATFRAVGYVEEVAFLLSALTTNRLPTDQLHAEATGSGARHLRQHLLSAHLPQGAPTSPALANLCAFHLDRRLTGLAARFSLSYTRYADDLLFSGNLSDAEIYRFRIRALAILIDEGFEARSSKSAVLRKGSRQQACGVILNTRLNIAREDYDALKATLHNCIRHGPELQNHEGVADFRSVLRGRIAWVHSLNVAKGEKLLAMFEQIHWNTS